The following nucleotide sequence is from Aedes aegypti strain LVP_AGWG chromosome 3, AaegL5.0 Primary Assembly, whole genome shotgun sequence.
AGTGTAGGTAACGGCATCACGGATGACGTTTTCCAGGAACACCTTCAACACACCACGAGTTTCCTCGTAGATAAGTCCGGAGATACGCTTGACTCCTCCACGACGAGCCAGACGACGGATTGCGGGCTTGGTGATACCCTGGATGTTAtcacgcaaaaccttgcgatgacgcttGGCGCCTCCTTTTCCGAGTCCTTTGCCTCCCTTGCCACGGCCGGTCATTTTGGATGAATTTGGTTCTGTGTTCGACGACGGTAGTACTGGAACTGATGGCTGCGCCAAACACTAGCGGCCACTTTTATACCCACTCGAGGGTTGAGTTCTTCTTTCCTCTCTTGCTTGTTCTATTCTTCCGTGGCTTCCGATTGGTTGCCTGCATCGATATGAGCATATAAAAGAGGACTGCCTGGTTTTTTGACCCTCATTCTGTCGCTGCGTTTCAACTGATCCGTTTGGATTGAAAGCAAATTAATCATCATCTAACACAATGGCCCGTACCAAGCAGACTGCTCGTAAGTCTACTGGAGGAAAAGCTCCTCGCAAGCAGCTGGCTACCAAAGccgctcgcaagagcgccccagccaccggaggtGTCAAGAAGCCTCACCGTTATCGGCCAGGAACCGTTGCTCTGCGTGAAATCCGTCGCTACCAAAAGTCGACTGAGCTGCTGATCCGCAAGCTGCCATTCCAGCGTCTGGTTCGTGAGATCGcccaggacttcaagaccgatctgcgcttccagagctcggctgtcatggccctgcaggaagcgagcgaggcctatctggtcggtcttttcgaagataccaacctttgcgccatccacgccaagcgtgtcaccattatgcccaaggacatccagctggctcgccgtatccgtggagaacgcgcttaaattcggTCTGCATTATAGTTGCCATTCTcaacaaaacggcccttttcagggccactagAGCATTCCCTAAAAGAGTTGTGTGAGCAATTTTCCCTTCAGTGTACCTAAAACTGTTTGTTCCCCTGGGGGAACTACTTCCTAAAGCCCCTTGACCACCGAACGATCATACTCTCAACACTGATGAGGGGAGGTACGTCAACCAACCGACAACTCGAGTTGTCCCTTCAT
It contains:
- the LOC110679801 gene encoding histone H4, with the translated sequence MTGRGKGGKGLGKGGAKRHRKVLRDNIQGITKPAIRRLARRGGVKRISGLIYEETRGVLKVFLENVIRDAVTYTEHAKRKTVTAMDVVYALKRQGRTLYGFGG
- the LOC110679745 gene encoding histone H3, which gives rise to MARTKQTARKSTGGKAPRKQLATKAARKSAPATGGVKKPHRYRPGTVALREIRRYQKSTELLIRKLPFQRLVREIAQDFKTDLRFQSSAVMALQEASEAYLVGLFEDTNLCAIHAKRVTIMPKDIQLARRIRGERA